Proteins encoded together in one Dehalogenimonas sp. THU2 window:
- a CDS encoding YihY/virulence factor BrkB family protein, producing the protein MKKLRQSINAWVNRIKGALEKSIAFRFLRRIAEEWSRDDASDRAGAVAFYAFLSIFPLLLGVVSLMGFFLPNEDIRRAVSDALIHVLPGSADFVETTLDAVIELRGVGGIAGVVGLLWSGSNLFAAIRRAVNRAWGIKSERHFVIGKARDLAMVVGTGALFLLSLTAINLVNFVDESPNPLLNFLVPFGGRLIGFLLALLVFLIIYKYVPNTRTIWKWTWPGTILAAVLFQAGTYLFIFFLTNFANYESVYGPLGSVIVLLMWIYISAIILILGVEVNSVLHQEIEGTGKFELLTKGE; encoded by the coding sequence CGCATAGCCGAGGAGTGGAGCCGCGATGACGCTTCCGACCGCGCCGGCGCTGTCGCCTTCTATGCCTTCCTGTCGATCTTCCCGCTCCTGCTAGGCGTGGTCTCCCTGATGGGCTTTTTTCTGCCAAATGAAGATATCCGCCGGGCAGTTTCGGACGCACTGATCCATGTTCTTCCCGGCTCTGCCGATTTCGTTGAAACCACACTGGATGCCGTCATCGAACTCAGGGGTGTTGGCGGTATCGCCGGTGTGGTTGGTCTTCTATGGAGCGGCAGCAATTTGTTCGCCGCCATCCGCCGGGCGGTCAACCGCGCCTGGGGCATCAAATCGGAGCGCCATTTCGTCATCGGCAAGGCGCGGGATCTGGCTATGGTGGTGGGCACCGGCGCCCTCTTCCTACTGTCGCTGACGGCGATCAACCTGGTGAATTTCGTCGATGAGTCACCCAATCCACTGCTAAATTTCCTGGTGCCGTTCGGTGGCCGCCTCATCGGCTTCCTGTTGGCGCTGCTGGTTTTTCTCATCATCTATAAATATGTGCCCAACACCCGCACCATCTGGAAATGGACCTGGCCTGGCACCATCCTGGCCGCAGTACTTTTTCAGGCGGGTACATATCTCTTTATCTTTTTCCTGACCAATTTCGCCAACTACGAGTCGGTATATGGCCCGCTGGGCTCAGTCATCGTGCTGCTGATGTGGATCTATATCTCCGCCATCATCCTCATCCTGGGGGTGGAGGTTAACTCAGTGCTGCACCAGGAGATCGAGGGCACAGGTAAATTCGAGCTCTTGACCAAAGGTGAATAA